A single genomic interval of Pseudorca crassidens isolate mPseCra1 chromosome 19, mPseCra1.hap1, whole genome shotgun sequence harbors:
- the ACSF2 gene encoding medium-chain acyl-CoA ligase ACSF2, mitochondrial isoform X1 — translation MLRVGRLCARSPWVLGARVGLSRVWQEVGLWGVRPLRVLAPRLQAPGTEWKLGSRLGKRTFSLINDRTSASSSGEMDRTATLPIGGLSHVQGHSTLHLINKTVGQCLNATAQRVPDREALVVHHENIRLTFAQLKEEVDKAASGLLSTGLRKGDRLGMWGPNSYAWVLMQLATAQAGIILVSVNPAYQAMEVEYALKKVGCKALVFPRQFKTQHYYNILKQICPEVEKAQPGHLKSQRLPELTTVISADATLPGTLLLDEVVAAGSQEQNLARLRHTQQLLSCHDPINIQFTSGTTGSPKGATLSHYNIVNNSNMIGERLRLHQKPPDKSRVVLPSPLYHCLGSVGGTMVSLMHGVTLILSSPVFDGKKALEAISRERGSLLYGTPTMFVDILNQPDFSSYDISAMCGGVIGGSPASSELIRAIINKLNMKELVVVYGATENSPVTFMNFTEDTVEQKTESVGRIMPHTEAQIVNVETGTLAELNTPGELCIRGYCVMLGYWGEPWKTEEATGQDKWYRTGDIAMMDEQGFCKILGRSKDMIIRGGENIYPAELENFLHTHPQVQEVQVVGVKDERMGEEICACIQLKKGEKTTAEEIKAFCKGKISHFKIPRYIVFVTNYPLTVSGKVQKFKLREQMEHHLNL, via the exons GGTTTTGGCACCAAGGCTCCAGGCCCCTGGCACTGAGTGGAAACTGGGGAGTAGGTTGGGGAAAAGAACCTTCTCTCTGATTAACGACAGGACGTCAGCCTCCAG ctCTGGAGAGATGGATCGCACCGCCACCCTGCCCATTGGAGGCCTCAGCCATGTCCAGGGCCACAGCACGTTGCACCTCATTAACAAGACTGTGGGGCAATGCCTGAATGCCACAGCGCAGAGGGTCCCGGACCGAGAGGCCTTGGTCGTCCACCACGAAAACATCAGGTTGACCTTTGCCCAGCTCAAGGAGGAG GTGGACAAAGCTGCTTCTGGGCTCCTGAGTACTGGCCTCCGCAAGGGTGACCGTCTGGGCATGTGGGGACCCAACTCTTACGCATGGGTACTCATGCAGCTGGCCACGGCCCAGGCAGGCATCATTCTG GTGTCTGTGAACCCAGCCTACCAGGCTATGGAGGTGGAGTATGCCCTCAAGAAG GTGGGCTGCAAAGCCCTCGTGTTCCCCAGGCAATTCAAGACCCAGCATTACTACAACATCCTGAAGCAGATCTGTCCAGAGGTGGAGAAGGCCCAGCCGGGGCACTTGAAGAGTCAGAG GCTCCCAGAGCTGACCACAGTCATCTCGGCGGACGCCACTCTGCCAGGGACGCTGCTTCTGGATGAGGTGGTGGCAGCTGGCAGTCAAGAGCAGAATCTGGCCCGGCTCCGGCACACCCAGCAGCTCCTGTCCTGCCATGACCCCATCAACATCCAGTTCACCTCG GGGACAACCGGCAGCCCCAAGGGGGCCACGCTCTCCCACTACAACATTGTCAACAACTCCAACATGATAGGAGAGCGCCTGAGACTGCACCAGAAG CCACCAGACAAGTCACGGGTGGTCCTGCCCAGCCCCCTGTACCACTGCCTGGGTTCCGTGGGAGGCACAATGGTGAGCTTGATGCACGGGGTCACCCTCATCCTGTCCTCTCCGGTCTTTGATGGCAAGAAGGCGCTGGAGGCCATCAGCAGAGAGAG AGGCTCCTTGCTGTACGGAACTCCCACAATGTTCGTGGACATTCTGAACCAGCCAGACTTCTCAAGTTATGACATCTCAGCCATgtgtggag GTGTGATCGGTGGGTCCCCTGCATCCTCAGAGCTGATCCGAGCCATCATCAACAAGCTGAACATGAAGGAACTGGTG GTGGTTTATGGAGCCACAGAGAACAGTCCCGTGACCTTCATGAACTTCACCGAGGACACTGTGGAGCAGAAGACGGAAAGTGTGGGCAGAATCATGCCTCACACAGAG GCCCAGATCGTGAACGTGGAGACGGGGACACTGGCAGAGCTGAACACACCTGGAGAGCTGTGCATCCGAGGGTACTGCGTCATGCTGGGCTACTGGGGTGAGCCCTGGAAGACCGAGGAAGCAACTGGACAGGACAAGTGGTACCGGACAGG AGACATTGCCATGATGGACGAGCAGGGCTTCTGCAAGATTCTGGGCCGCTCCAAGGATATGATCATCCGCGGCGGTGAGAACATCTATCCCGCTGAGCTCGAGAACTTCCTtcacacacacccacaggtgcAGGAAGTGCAG GTGGTAGGAGTGAAGGATGAGCGGATGGGGGAGGAGATCTGTGCCTGCATTCAGCTCAAGAAAGGGGAGAAGACCACAGCGGAGGAGATCAAGGCTTTCTGCAAAGGGAAG ATCTCCCACTTCAAGATTCCGCGATACATCGTGTTTGTCACAAACTACCCCCTCACCGTCTCAGGAAAG GTCCAGAAATTCAAACTAAGAGAGCAGATGGAACACCATCTAAACCTGTGA
- the ACSF2 gene encoding medium-chain acyl-CoA ligase ACSF2, mitochondrial isoform X4 — translation MLRVGRLCARSPSGEMDRTATLPIGGLSHVQGHSTLHLINKTVGQCLNATAQRVPDREALVVHHENIRLTFAQLKEEVDKAASGLLSTGLRKGDRLGMWGPNSYAWVLMQLATAQAGIILVSVNPAYQAMEVEYALKKVGCKALVFPRQFKTQHYYNILKQICPEVEKAQPGHLKSQRLPELTTVISADATLPGTLLLDEVVAAGSQEQNLARLRHTQQLLSCHDPINIQFTSGTTGSPKGATLSHYNIVNNSNMIGERLRLHQKPPDKSRVVLPSPLYHCLGSVGGTMVSLMHGVTLILSSPVFDGKKALEAISRERGSLLYGTPTMFVDILNQPDFSSYDISAMCGGVIGGSPASSELIRAIINKLNMKELVVVYGATENSPVTFMNFTEDTVEQKTESVGRIMPHTEAQIVNVETGTLAELNTPGELCIRGYCVMLGYWGEPWKTEEATGQDKWYRTGDIAMMDEQGFCKILGRSKDMIIRGGENIYPAELENFLHTHPQVQEVQVVGVKDERMGEEICACIQLKKGEKTTAEEIKAFCKGKISHFKIPRYIVFVTNYPLTVSGKVQKFKLREQMEHHLNL, via the exons ctCTGGAGAGATGGATCGCACCGCCACCCTGCCCATTGGAGGCCTCAGCCATGTCCAGGGCCACAGCACGTTGCACCTCATTAACAAGACTGTGGGGCAATGCCTGAATGCCACAGCGCAGAGGGTCCCGGACCGAGAGGCCTTGGTCGTCCACCACGAAAACATCAGGTTGACCTTTGCCCAGCTCAAGGAGGAG GTGGACAAAGCTGCTTCTGGGCTCCTGAGTACTGGCCTCCGCAAGGGTGACCGTCTGGGCATGTGGGGACCCAACTCTTACGCATGGGTACTCATGCAGCTGGCCACGGCCCAGGCAGGCATCATTCTG GTGTCTGTGAACCCAGCCTACCAGGCTATGGAGGTGGAGTATGCCCTCAAGAAG GTGGGCTGCAAAGCCCTCGTGTTCCCCAGGCAATTCAAGACCCAGCATTACTACAACATCCTGAAGCAGATCTGTCCAGAGGTGGAGAAGGCCCAGCCGGGGCACTTGAAGAGTCAGAG GCTCCCAGAGCTGACCACAGTCATCTCGGCGGACGCCACTCTGCCAGGGACGCTGCTTCTGGATGAGGTGGTGGCAGCTGGCAGTCAAGAGCAGAATCTGGCCCGGCTCCGGCACACCCAGCAGCTCCTGTCCTGCCATGACCCCATCAACATCCAGTTCACCTCG GGGACAACCGGCAGCCCCAAGGGGGCCACGCTCTCCCACTACAACATTGTCAACAACTCCAACATGATAGGAGAGCGCCTGAGACTGCACCAGAAG CCACCAGACAAGTCACGGGTGGTCCTGCCCAGCCCCCTGTACCACTGCCTGGGTTCCGTGGGAGGCACAATGGTGAGCTTGATGCACGGGGTCACCCTCATCCTGTCCTCTCCGGTCTTTGATGGCAAGAAGGCGCTGGAGGCCATCAGCAGAGAGAG AGGCTCCTTGCTGTACGGAACTCCCACAATGTTCGTGGACATTCTGAACCAGCCAGACTTCTCAAGTTATGACATCTCAGCCATgtgtggag GTGTGATCGGTGGGTCCCCTGCATCCTCAGAGCTGATCCGAGCCATCATCAACAAGCTGAACATGAAGGAACTGGTG GTGGTTTATGGAGCCACAGAGAACAGTCCCGTGACCTTCATGAACTTCACCGAGGACACTGTGGAGCAGAAGACGGAAAGTGTGGGCAGAATCATGCCTCACACAGAG GCCCAGATCGTGAACGTGGAGACGGGGACACTGGCAGAGCTGAACACACCTGGAGAGCTGTGCATCCGAGGGTACTGCGTCATGCTGGGCTACTGGGGTGAGCCCTGGAAGACCGAGGAAGCAACTGGACAGGACAAGTGGTACCGGACAGG AGACATTGCCATGATGGACGAGCAGGGCTTCTGCAAGATTCTGGGCCGCTCCAAGGATATGATCATCCGCGGCGGTGAGAACATCTATCCCGCTGAGCTCGAGAACTTCCTtcacacacacccacaggtgcAGGAAGTGCAG GTGGTAGGAGTGAAGGATGAGCGGATGGGGGAGGAGATCTGTGCCTGCATTCAGCTCAAGAAAGGGGAGAAGACCACAGCGGAGGAGATCAAGGCTTTCTGCAAAGGGAAG ATCTCCCACTTCAAGATTCCGCGATACATCGTGTTTGTCACAAACTACCCCCTCACCGTCTCAGGAAAG GTCCAGAAATTCAAACTAAGAGAGCAGATGGAACACCATCTAAACCTGTGA
- the ACSF2 gene encoding medium-chain acyl-CoA ligase ACSF2, mitochondrial isoform X2: protein MLRVGRLCARSPVLAPRLQAPGTEWKLGSRLGKRTFSLINDRTSASSSGEMDRTATLPIGGLSHVQGHSTLHLINKTVGQCLNATAQRVPDREALVVHHENIRLTFAQLKEEVDKAASGLLSTGLRKGDRLGMWGPNSYAWVLMQLATAQAGIILVSVNPAYQAMEVEYALKKVGCKALVFPRQFKTQHYYNILKQICPEVEKAQPGHLKSQRLPELTTVISADATLPGTLLLDEVVAAGSQEQNLARLRHTQQLLSCHDPINIQFTSGTTGSPKGATLSHYNIVNNSNMIGERLRLHQKPPDKSRVVLPSPLYHCLGSVGGTMVSLMHGVTLILSSPVFDGKKALEAISRERGSLLYGTPTMFVDILNQPDFSSYDISAMCGGVIGGSPASSELIRAIINKLNMKELVVVYGATENSPVTFMNFTEDTVEQKTESVGRIMPHTEAQIVNVETGTLAELNTPGELCIRGYCVMLGYWGEPWKTEEATGQDKWYRTGDIAMMDEQGFCKILGRSKDMIIRGGENIYPAELENFLHTHPQVQEVQVVGVKDERMGEEICACIQLKKGEKTTAEEIKAFCKGKISHFKIPRYIVFVTNYPLTVSGKVQKFKLREQMEHHLNL, encoded by the exons GGTTTTGGCACCAAGGCTCCAGGCCCCTGGCACTGAGTGGAAACTGGGGAGTAGGTTGGGGAAAAGAACCTTCTCTCTGATTAACGACAGGACGTCAGCCTCCAG ctCTGGAGAGATGGATCGCACCGCCACCCTGCCCATTGGAGGCCTCAGCCATGTCCAGGGCCACAGCACGTTGCACCTCATTAACAAGACTGTGGGGCAATGCCTGAATGCCACAGCGCAGAGGGTCCCGGACCGAGAGGCCTTGGTCGTCCACCACGAAAACATCAGGTTGACCTTTGCCCAGCTCAAGGAGGAG GTGGACAAAGCTGCTTCTGGGCTCCTGAGTACTGGCCTCCGCAAGGGTGACCGTCTGGGCATGTGGGGACCCAACTCTTACGCATGGGTACTCATGCAGCTGGCCACGGCCCAGGCAGGCATCATTCTG GTGTCTGTGAACCCAGCCTACCAGGCTATGGAGGTGGAGTATGCCCTCAAGAAG GTGGGCTGCAAAGCCCTCGTGTTCCCCAGGCAATTCAAGACCCAGCATTACTACAACATCCTGAAGCAGATCTGTCCAGAGGTGGAGAAGGCCCAGCCGGGGCACTTGAAGAGTCAGAG GCTCCCAGAGCTGACCACAGTCATCTCGGCGGACGCCACTCTGCCAGGGACGCTGCTTCTGGATGAGGTGGTGGCAGCTGGCAGTCAAGAGCAGAATCTGGCCCGGCTCCGGCACACCCAGCAGCTCCTGTCCTGCCATGACCCCATCAACATCCAGTTCACCTCG GGGACAACCGGCAGCCCCAAGGGGGCCACGCTCTCCCACTACAACATTGTCAACAACTCCAACATGATAGGAGAGCGCCTGAGACTGCACCAGAAG CCACCAGACAAGTCACGGGTGGTCCTGCCCAGCCCCCTGTACCACTGCCTGGGTTCCGTGGGAGGCACAATGGTGAGCTTGATGCACGGGGTCACCCTCATCCTGTCCTCTCCGGTCTTTGATGGCAAGAAGGCGCTGGAGGCCATCAGCAGAGAGAG AGGCTCCTTGCTGTACGGAACTCCCACAATGTTCGTGGACATTCTGAACCAGCCAGACTTCTCAAGTTATGACATCTCAGCCATgtgtggag GTGTGATCGGTGGGTCCCCTGCATCCTCAGAGCTGATCCGAGCCATCATCAACAAGCTGAACATGAAGGAACTGGTG GTGGTTTATGGAGCCACAGAGAACAGTCCCGTGACCTTCATGAACTTCACCGAGGACACTGTGGAGCAGAAGACGGAAAGTGTGGGCAGAATCATGCCTCACACAGAG GCCCAGATCGTGAACGTGGAGACGGGGACACTGGCAGAGCTGAACACACCTGGAGAGCTGTGCATCCGAGGGTACTGCGTCATGCTGGGCTACTGGGGTGAGCCCTGGAAGACCGAGGAAGCAACTGGACAGGACAAGTGGTACCGGACAGG AGACATTGCCATGATGGACGAGCAGGGCTTCTGCAAGATTCTGGGCCGCTCCAAGGATATGATCATCCGCGGCGGTGAGAACATCTATCCCGCTGAGCTCGAGAACTTCCTtcacacacacccacaggtgcAGGAAGTGCAG GTGGTAGGAGTGAAGGATGAGCGGATGGGGGAGGAGATCTGTGCCTGCATTCAGCTCAAGAAAGGGGAGAAGACCACAGCGGAGGAGATCAAGGCTTTCTGCAAAGGGAAG ATCTCCCACTTCAAGATTCCGCGATACATCGTGTTTGTCACAAACTACCCCCTCACCGTCTCAGGAAAG GTCCAGAAATTCAAACTAAGAGAGCAGATGGAACACCATCTAAACCTGTGA
- the ACSF2 gene encoding medium-chain acyl-CoA ligase ACSF2, mitochondrial isoform X3 produces the protein MLRVGRLCARSPWVLGARVGLSRVWQEVGLWGVRPLSSGEMDRTATLPIGGLSHVQGHSTLHLINKTVGQCLNATAQRVPDREALVVHHENIRLTFAQLKEEVDKAASGLLSTGLRKGDRLGMWGPNSYAWVLMQLATAQAGIILVSVNPAYQAMEVEYALKKVGCKALVFPRQFKTQHYYNILKQICPEVEKAQPGHLKSQRLPELTTVISADATLPGTLLLDEVVAAGSQEQNLARLRHTQQLLSCHDPINIQFTSGTTGSPKGATLSHYNIVNNSNMIGERLRLHQKPPDKSRVVLPSPLYHCLGSVGGTMVSLMHGVTLILSSPVFDGKKALEAISRERGSLLYGTPTMFVDILNQPDFSSYDISAMCGGVIGGSPASSELIRAIINKLNMKELVVVYGATENSPVTFMNFTEDTVEQKTESVGRIMPHTEAQIVNVETGTLAELNTPGELCIRGYCVMLGYWGEPWKTEEATGQDKWYRTGDIAMMDEQGFCKILGRSKDMIIRGGENIYPAELENFLHTHPQVQEVQVVGVKDERMGEEICACIQLKKGEKTTAEEIKAFCKGKISHFKIPRYIVFVTNYPLTVSGKVQKFKLREQMEHHLNL, from the exons ctCTGGAGAGATGGATCGCACCGCCACCCTGCCCATTGGAGGCCTCAGCCATGTCCAGGGCCACAGCACGTTGCACCTCATTAACAAGACTGTGGGGCAATGCCTGAATGCCACAGCGCAGAGGGTCCCGGACCGAGAGGCCTTGGTCGTCCACCACGAAAACATCAGGTTGACCTTTGCCCAGCTCAAGGAGGAG GTGGACAAAGCTGCTTCTGGGCTCCTGAGTACTGGCCTCCGCAAGGGTGACCGTCTGGGCATGTGGGGACCCAACTCTTACGCATGGGTACTCATGCAGCTGGCCACGGCCCAGGCAGGCATCATTCTG GTGTCTGTGAACCCAGCCTACCAGGCTATGGAGGTGGAGTATGCCCTCAAGAAG GTGGGCTGCAAAGCCCTCGTGTTCCCCAGGCAATTCAAGACCCAGCATTACTACAACATCCTGAAGCAGATCTGTCCAGAGGTGGAGAAGGCCCAGCCGGGGCACTTGAAGAGTCAGAG GCTCCCAGAGCTGACCACAGTCATCTCGGCGGACGCCACTCTGCCAGGGACGCTGCTTCTGGATGAGGTGGTGGCAGCTGGCAGTCAAGAGCAGAATCTGGCCCGGCTCCGGCACACCCAGCAGCTCCTGTCCTGCCATGACCCCATCAACATCCAGTTCACCTCG GGGACAACCGGCAGCCCCAAGGGGGCCACGCTCTCCCACTACAACATTGTCAACAACTCCAACATGATAGGAGAGCGCCTGAGACTGCACCAGAAG CCACCAGACAAGTCACGGGTGGTCCTGCCCAGCCCCCTGTACCACTGCCTGGGTTCCGTGGGAGGCACAATGGTGAGCTTGATGCACGGGGTCACCCTCATCCTGTCCTCTCCGGTCTTTGATGGCAAGAAGGCGCTGGAGGCCATCAGCAGAGAGAG AGGCTCCTTGCTGTACGGAACTCCCACAATGTTCGTGGACATTCTGAACCAGCCAGACTTCTCAAGTTATGACATCTCAGCCATgtgtggag GTGTGATCGGTGGGTCCCCTGCATCCTCAGAGCTGATCCGAGCCATCATCAACAAGCTGAACATGAAGGAACTGGTG GTGGTTTATGGAGCCACAGAGAACAGTCCCGTGACCTTCATGAACTTCACCGAGGACACTGTGGAGCAGAAGACGGAAAGTGTGGGCAGAATCATGCCTCACACAGAG GCCCAGATCGTGAACGTGGAGACGGGGACACTGGCAGAGCTGAACACACCTGGAGAGCTGTGCATCCGAGGGTACTGCGTCATGCTGGGCTACTGGGGTGAGCCCTGGAAGACCGAGGAAGCAACTGGACAGGACAAGTGGTACCGGACAGG AGACATTGCCATGATGGACGAGCAGGGCTTCTGCAAGATTCTGGGCCGCTCCAAGGATATGATCATCCGCGGCGGTGAGAACATCTATCCCGCTGAGCTCGAGAACTTCCTtcacacacacccacaggtgcAGGAAGTGCAG GTGGTAGGAGTGAAGGATGAGCGGATGGGGGAGGAGATCTGTGCCTGCATTCAGCTCAAGAAAGGGGAGAAGACCACAGCGGAGGAGATCAAGGCTTTCTGCAAAGGGAAG ATCTCCCACTTCAAGATTCCGCGATACATCGTGTTTGTCACAAACTACCCCCTCACCGTCTCAGGAAAG GTCCAGAAATTCAAACTAAGAGAGCAGATGGAACACCATCTAAACCTGTGA
- the CHAD gene encoding chondroadherin → MARPIVLLSLGLLAGLLPALAACPQNCHCHGDLQHVICDKVGLQKIPKVSEKTKLLNLQRNNFPVLAANSFRAMPNLVSLHLQHCRIREVAAGAFRGLKQLIYLYLSHNDIRVLRTGAFDDLTELTYLYLDHNKVTELPRGLLSPLVNLFILQLNNNKIRELRPGAFHGAKDLRWLYLSENSLSSLQPGTLEDVENLAKFYLDRNQLSSYPLAALSKLRVVEDLKLSHNPLKSIPDNAFQSFGRYLETLWLDNTNLEKFSDGAFLGVTTLKHVHLENNRLNQLPSSFPFHSLETLTLTNNPWKCTCQLQGLRRWLEAKTSRPDATCASPAKFRGQHIRDTDAFRGCKFPTKRSKKAGRH, encoded by the exons ATGGCCCGCCCGATCGTCTTGCTCAGCCTCGGCCTCCTGGCCGGCCTGCTGCCGGCGCTGGCCGCCTGCCCCCAGAACTGCCACTGCCACGGTGACCTGCAGCACGTCATCTGCGACAAGGTGGGGCTGCAGAAGATCCCCAAGGTGTCCGAGAAGACCAAGCTGCTCAACCTCCAGCGCAACAACTTCCCCGTGCTGGCTGCCAACTCGTTTCGGGCCATGCCGAACCTCGTGTCGCTGCACCTGCAGCACTGCCGCATCCGCGAGGTGGCCGCGGGTGCCTTCCGCGGCCTCAAGCAGCTCATCTACCTGTACCTGTCCCACAATGACATCCGCGTGCTGCGCACCGGCGCCTTCGACGACCTGACCGAGCTCACCTACCTCTACCTGGACCACAACAAGGTGACCGAGCTGCCCCGGGGGCTGCTCTCTCCGCTGGTCAACCTCTTCATCCTGCAGCTCAACAACAACAAGATTCGCGAGCTGCGCCCGGGCGCCTTCCACGGCGCCAAGGACCTGCGCTGGCTCTACCTGTCGGAAAACTCCCTCAGTTCCCTGCAGCCCGGCACTCTGGAGGACGTGGAGAACCTCGCCAAGTTCTACCTGGACAGGAACCAGCTGTCCAGCTACCCCTTGGCTGCTCTGAGCAAGCTGCGGGTGGTGGAGGATCTGAAGCTGTCCCACAATCCCCTGAAAAGCATTCCCGACAATGCCTTCCAGTCTTTCGGCAGATATCTGGAGACCCTCTGGCTGGACAACACCAACCTGGAGAAG TTCTCTGATGGTGCCTTCCTGGGTGTGACCACGCTGAAACATGTCCATCTGGAGAACAATCGCCTGAACCAGCTGCCTTCCAGCTTCCCCTTTCACAGCCTGGAGACCCTCACCCTCACCAACAACCCCTGGAAATGTACCTGCCAGCTCCAGGGACTGCGGAG GTGGCTGGAAGCCAAGACCTCCCGCCCTGATGCCACTTGCGCGTCGCCCGCCAAGTTCAGGGGCCAGCACATTCGTGACACGGACGCCTTCCGCGGCTGCAAGTTCCCCACTAAGAGGTCCAAGAAAGCCGGCCGCCATTAA